A stretch of DNA from Xiphophorus maculatus strain JP 163 A chromosome 8, X_maculatus-5.0-male, whole genome shotgun sequence:
GGCTGAAAAAGGTGCACATTTACACCTTTATGTGGTAATAATATTATGCCTGATTACTGCACAGTAAATTCAGACTCTCAACATGTCACTGGACAGGAGGAGATAAAGTAAGAGGACTGTCCTGCCCCCTCATGGTAGCTTAAGGACATAGCGACATACATCAGGAATGGCATGTCAATAAAGCGAAGcagaagaaacaaatgtttaaaaagtggCAGTTGCACCGTCACATCAGAGGTCAGAGATTAAAACAACACAGCCAAATTCAATTCCACTTGTTATTCTCTTATACATACATGCTAGTGTTAGCACTGCTGCACAGCTAACTTTTACAGGATGTTAGAATAGCAGCTGTTTAAAAATCCCTTCACTCATTACTTCACAATCTATGGGACTGTGTATGATCTGGTTATTAATTTGTGTTATGAGCAATTGTGTAACTTTAATGACAATGATCATGgtgaaaacatttatgttgcCAGTGTTTGTAGCATTCAAATTGATGAAAGCAAAGGTAGAAAAGTTTTGTGTCAGTATTATTCAGACATGTTGTAAGAAGTCAGATCTagtttattctatttttttcttcataatacAGTAATCAGACAGCATTTGAAGCTCCATATAATCCAATTTGatctttaagaaaaacaatgttacaTCATAATAAAGGTatgaaagctgtaaaaaaaatgtgttttatattgtAAATCCCTTACATCATGGAACATTATTCGTCTCATATTACAGATGTCTTAAAAGATGATagttaaaaaaaggaagaaaagaaaaattgcatCCCTTTAGAAATTACCTCAGCCTTGTTGAGATGTGCCTCTACTGTTGTGTCTCTTTAAAGGAAGGGGGAGTGTAGGAAAGGGACAGAGGAAAGAGATGAATAGAAGGCACCAGAACCACCTACCATGACCAAGTCCGCTGTAAATGTAGGGCAGAAATTCGAGTGGAGTACAAGCGGATCATTGAACGACACATTCGTGGAAAAATCATGTTTGGATGTGCCTTATCAGAATCAAGTGTTTTTCAACATGGTACCACATTCGATCACAGGAAGACAGggaaaccattttttttcccaaatatcTCCTGCATTTTGAAACGGAAAAGAAGAGAGTCAGGAAGACACATTACTGAGGTATCTTTCTGATTATCCATGGTAGGCTTTGTATAATTCGCCTTCATCCAGCGGAGCCGTTTAATTCCTCCTGTTTTCCGAGAGGAGGACGCCAGAGAGCGAACGACTACATCCAGAGGCTGCTCCTTTCGGTGTTGCCTGCAATTGGTTTGGCAATGCCCTTTTCTCTCATAGGAAGGACTTGCACGCAGTAGCCGGGGAGCAAGCAGGGGAAAGGATGCATTTAACGCTGGATGCGTGCTGCTTTCGGGGAGATTCGGCACTGACAGCAGCTCCAGCGGGAAAAACGAGCGCGGAGGGCCTGGGAAGCACCCAGCCCCACtatctcctccttttcctccccccTGCAGGACCATGCTTGCGTGAGGGATGAGGCCGTGCACAGGGACGCCAGGCCAGAGCTGCGGCCTACATCTAACCAGAGTCGGTCTCTCGACTGCCAGATCTGTGAACACATCACCACCATCAAATCAGCACCTTTGGTACGCTGCGCGCCCGAGTTCCGCCGTTTGCATGAAAATACGCGCGCGCGCGTGCACGGGCGCGCGCAAAGTGTCTGTGTTCTCAGCTGTACAGCTGTAGTCATGGCAACCAGATCCAGTTAATGGATgtcatcccccccccccccccccccccccatctttAGTTTCCACTCTGCCTGCGCTTTTATGTGTGTGGATTGCGTTTGTAAGGACAAATATCTGCCAGATGCCTTCAGTTCCAGCCGTCTtggtttttattataaaatgtgaaaGGTGTCATTAAAGATATTCCTATTATTCTGATTGGAGAGAGGTGTCTTGATCAGccttttgtcaaatattttttgttcattgcGCTAGCTTTTCGTCAAACCTGgcattaaagagaaaaaactgcaacaaaatttGATCCTGATCAACAGAGCTGACACTTTTTATGGGCTTTGATGTGATTTACCCGCACAAAGTGGCACGTCATTGTGAAACGGAGGGAAAATTTAACTTTTCCCCACCCCTCAAAAAAGCtctgatgtgccgaggctttaTATGACTCTAAGCTGagatttttaaggatttttttttttgacggtCAATTTTAGAAGAACTCCCACAATTCCTCAGTTTGATTTATATAGCTCTGCTTGATGGTTCAGAGTTGTTTTCCACCAAGATCAATGTGGATTTTGCTCCTTAATGTTCTCATTAGTTCTGACCAACTTCCCTGTTCCTGCTAAAGAACatttccccacagcatgatgctgccaccaccatgtcaCTGTGGGGGTGGTCTGTTCAGGGTTATTGTTTCAtatgtttgctttgtttctaaGAAGTCCACCCTTTAAGCTGGACTTCTTATGCATTTGTGTTAGTTATTGTTCCTATTATTGGACAAAGAACTGAACAGCACGCCTTTAGATGGGATATAGTTTTGTTATCTACTTCTGCTTTAAACTACTCAACACTGCTATCCCTGATCTGTATGATGTGCTCCCTTGTCTTTATGATGCAGTTTGCTCACTAATCTTCTCTAACAAAAccgaggccttcacagaacagctttatttatgagggttaaattacacacaggatGATCCTGTCTATAGGGCACTCAGAAGGTCATAGGTTGAACTGGATATTATTTGGAAGCAGAAAGGTAAAGGGGACtgagccacacttttcagattcctttttttacacttaaattTTTGAACACAACcattttactttcagttgtgTGGATGTAACTCTGTGACAATAAGCAGAAAAGCTGTAAGAAGATGTAAACACACTGACTGAATCCCACGATTAGTGAGGTTTGAAAAAGGCCCAAGGACAGAGACCGACTGTGGCACAATGAGAATTTTAATAATGAGACAGCAAGAAGACTTACAAAACTCAGAGAAACACATGGGGACTGGAGAACAATAATGGTAAAaggagaataaaaataaaataaaaaaaatcaaacacagtGGAGTGTGATTGTAGACAAGAGGCAGGTGGTTGATAACTAACAGGGTGTAGCtgggagaggaagagaaaatgaataattaacaCTAGGGGCAGAACTGAGACTCAAAGAAACTACAAAGCCGTACAAAAAGAATGATACTGATCTAAGAGGGCTATATGCAAAATCACAAGAATAGTTGCAGAAACTGTAATTCTATATAATGGAcagatacagaaataaatttcaAACAACAATGAATGCAGGAACCAGAATAGGGCATTGCAAAACATGTTAAGCAACAACAAGGAACAGAAACATAATCAACCCTAAAACCAAACACCAAGAAGCttaagagaaaactaaaaataaacacaaaaatcacaacaagACAAATGCTCTAGGCTCAAGAAAATCCCACACACTTATTTAAAGACTTAATCGAAAGTATAACTCTgcaaaagctgttttaaaaggTCGCTGCACATTGCTCAGTCAGGGTAATGAAGCCACATCAACCATGTTCTTTGTCGAAACACCAAGATTTTCATCTAGTGGTAATGATGTCCAATTAAGCAGCTCATAAAGTTTGTAATGGTGAGTCCTTGCTTTTGCACCTGTTATAAATCACATAACAGCATTACAAACTATGTCTACTTTTTGAAAAGACCATGCAGTTTCATTATTCTAAATTACATCATCAATGTCTAATAACCTAAAGTAACCTGTGTGCACAAGTGTGCAAAACTTTAAACTGATACTTTGTTGAAGCAGATTTTAATTCACCTTCAACTTTGAGTCTTCTTTAGGTCACAACTGATATCAACTACAATGAAACTGACCTAAATAAAAGTTCAGCTGTCCTAGTAagattatttgcatcttttaactATTTATAAAGTCTCAGAATTATGTAATTTTACTCCTGATTTTGTATCAATCAGGAGAAGGATAGAAATGGCACAATGTAGAGTGTCCTGTACAACTGGTCAGATAAAACATAGCAAAAACTGGACATTCTCTTTAAgctgatgaaaaaacaaaagggaaaCTAGACATGGAGGCCAAGAAAGGAATGTTTTTGAGTGATGTAGCCAGAATTCAGAGctaaatttgacagaaaatatatGGAACCACATGCAAGGAAGAGAATTCCTCATAATCTTGCAGCTAGAGTGGGCAATGCTGATTAAAATGATGATTAAAACCCATTAAATAAGACTGAAAGCTGAGGTTGAATCAAAACTTCCAGAGAGTATTAGTTTAAGGTTTTACACACTTATGCAACTACTTTATGGTTCacttctctttattttgttagGTGAATGTGACGGCAAtgtttgaaagtttttattttgcctttgCTTTCGCCTGCTCAGCTTCTTTCCCTTCCTGCGTTCTCCTGTCCAGGGCATCAAGTAGATCCAGGAGCATGAGCAGGACTTTGAGCTGCGGGAGCAGATGTCTGGGTATAAGCGCATGCGGCGACAGCACCAGAAGCAGCTGATCGCCCTGGAGAACAGGCTAAAGGCCGAGATGGATGAGCACATGCTCAGGCTGCAGAAGGAATTAGAAACTCATGCGAACAACACTTACATTGAACTGGAACGGCTGGCCAAACGCCATGTTGCTCAAACGGATAAAGAGGTATAAACAGCAGCTAGTTATGAATGAGCAGGAGACTAAGGAGGGATTTAAGTCTCATTTGTGTCTGTAGAAACGTGAGCATGTTCAGGATGGAGTGATTATTTCACTGTCTGTTCACAGATGAAATCAGTtgcagcagaggagaggagaatACAGCAACAGATTGTTGCTCAGCAAAAGAAAGAGCTGACTGGTTTCTTGGAGAGCCAGAAGAAGGAATACAGGCTTTGCAAAGACAAGATCAAGGATGTAACTATCACCAGCAGATACGTTCATGCGTGAATTCTGCTGAAGACATCTTCAGCATCTCCAACCTTCGATCCTGTTTGTGCTTTGTTGCAGGAGATGAGTGAGGATACTTGTGCAACCAAGGAAGAGAAACAGGAACGACTGTCCAGGTACAAAGAAACAATGCAGCACTCCCAGGCTGAGGAGGAAGCTCACCTGCTGGCCCAGCAGAGGCTGGTCTATGACCGCAGCTGCCGGGCCCTCAAACGCAGGAGTCTGATCAGGCGGCACGAGTTTGAACAGGAGCAGCTAAGAGAGGTAATGGGATTTTCTGTCATTGCGCATCACTCAGCATTCAGGCTGTGAAGGCTGCCGCTGGTTTAGGGGAAatatcttctgttttctgagaAATTGTTTGTGACAAGATTCCAAGAAATAATCACATGAAGCTGTTTCTTGGTaatttgtttaactttttcattcattttaatgcGGTACACAAGATAAAATTTCTCTGTTACCTTTCACGTGTTATTCTTTGCAACTTGAGTATTATGACTACTTTAAAGTGTCTGGGAAAattctttatttcctttaaaaaccttaaaaacagaTAGCTATCTTGGTAAACCTGCTAAAAAATTCCTGCAATAAATTTCTGCTCTCAattctttttgttaaaatcatcaAATATTCGCCATGCAGGTTTTGTGAGATTCAGGAGGAAAGAACGGTTTGTCATGAAAACCTTGTGCATTTAGTTTGGCTTGGCGTAAAATAGCACATCACCAGCatagattaaaaacacaaaagtgtaagaagcaaaaacatacaatttatgTTTCAGATGTCAAATTTTGTCATCTTGTCAATGGGGCTTGTCAGACTGAAAACTAATGGCTATGAAATGTAATGTTGggaataaatacatgaataaataagtacataagacataaaaaatgcaaaactgcTCTGAAACATCGTGTTGCAGGAGCTGAACAAAAAGAGGACACAGAAGGAGATGGAACATGCCATGATGATCCGGCAGGATGAGTCCACCCAGGACCTGGAGCACCGGCAGCTACAGATGCTGCAGAAGCTGCGTGTGGAGCTCCTGAGGCTGCAGCACCAGACCGAGCTGGAAAACCAGGAGGAGTACAACAGCCGACGACAGACAGAActgcacagaaaacacactCTGGAGCAGCGGCAGCAGCCCAGAAACCTAAaggtgtttgagaaatcctgcttagttttttattgtttatttaaacttcATTGCTAATTGGGATTTATGTCTTCCTTACCTTTTCACAGACCCTGGAGATGCAGATCAAAAAACAGTTTCAGGATACTTGCAAGGTGCAGAACAAGCAGTACAAGGCTCTTAGGAACCATCAGCTGGAAGTGTCTAACAAAGGCGACCACAAAACTATCCTGAAGAACCTGAAGGAGGAGCAGACTCGGAAACTGGCTATACTGGCTGAGCAGTACGAACAGAGCATCAACGATTTGATGGCCTCACAAGCGGTACATCGTATTGTCTTTTCAAAAGCATCATTATTCTTCATCTTTTGGATAGTTGTTTGATAGCAGAATCTTGACAATATATAACGTGGACACCAACATTTCCCGtttctcacttttttccccccaatcgTTTAATTTTCCAGATGCGACTAGAAGCAGAGCAGGAAGGTGAGATCCAAGCTCTGAAACAGCAGCTGAAGCAAGAGATGGAGCTCCTGGACGCCTACCAGAAAAAAACCAAGTCCCAAATGGAGACCCAACACGAGCGAGAGCTCCAGAAACTTGAGCAGAAGGTTTCCATTCGGAGAGCACACCTTGAACAGAAGGTAAAATCAGAGCATAAAATACTTCACGAGACAATAGCTGCTGATACTACATTATCAGTGGAGCATATATTATCTGATTAATAACTTTATTATTCAGATACTCTAatccaggggtgtcaaactcaatttcaccaagggccacttcagcatattggccaccctcaatGGGCCACgttgacggtataaatcaggaatgaacaagtgcagtcctccagactgcaacttttagatgtgtccctgctaaaacataccccagacaaaaagttgacttccctcattagcagcaactcagttctgtagaggcctatgaatgagtttatgatccaggtgtgttagagaaagaacatctaaagttgcagagtgataggtctggaaaactagacttgggcaaccctagcataaacgtatgaaaatacaatgttaaaaataaattaaacaacacctcatattgttaaataactgattttatgtattcaagttttaaatattacatttgcatggatgcaaaattactgctcagtttaaaaatatgctcagtatttttaaactgctcagctaaacttcgctctttagctcgttagcttgtcgatgtttcagttttattcgctggggaaattaatctttgtctgctttaaagataagcagacaaagaataaaaacaagttttgatattaactctcaacttcattcacaaaaccttttccttatttattacacaacgaacatgtatttcacataagaacaaaacaatgaggtgatgttgcctgtccttgaacacaaagctgatcctcttcaccctgtcaccaactcacacacatcctcattgtgttctgtaaataaacacaaaacaagcaaaatcaataaactatatgcatattccagtatactgagttttggttttaaatttagtttgttcgtgCTCACCAATGTTtccccctggtcagttcgtccatGTCCGGTTTTAGTTCTTGTGCTGAGgaaatccgcaaaacggcgtgtaggttttcgtcagtaatgcgcgaccTGTACTtgttcttgtttaaattcatttttgaaaacatctgtttgcacagataggtgcttccaaacatggacaaaacacacgagctgcatggagtcgaagctgtggcatcaaatcagggggcaggagacggtaaaagtcctggattgaaacatcacgggacttcgctctttagcttgttagcttgtcgatgtttcagttttattcgctgggaaaattaataatcagcttgaggtgactctgctgcactctagtggcgagaagccgtaatgttggctggtaacaatcgggaaggcattatgggagatgtagtttgtagtcaattcgtgcgcaaaacctattttaagtcaatcaatggggctgtaaaacggtggtgggggggagagAGCCACATAAAGTGACGTAGCCGGCCAcgtgtggcccgcgggccttgagtttgacacatgtgctctaaTCCATGAATGCAGGGTAGCTACAAAGCAGTGATGACGTcatctttttccatttctctgCCACAGGGAATCAAAAGGaactcttaaaaataaattaaatctgcaTACTTTCaacatgcatgtaaaaatatatgtgtAAAATGCTGTGGAGCTtaaaaattggcaaaaaaaacaaacaaaaaaaaaaaaacaggttccTCTCATTTAACTAAGGAGGCCACGATTCATGATCTAAAGCTTCTCCCCAAActttaatatgaaatattttctgaatattttaattagaaaacaaacacacctgttaggggaaaaataggaaaaaagcaaaaaacttcAATATCTTGATTGCATTTAAACTAATACAAGATGCACAAATATTGTATTTGTACATCACTGgattttgcaaaagttttccaAATTTGTCAGATTGTGAGGAAATCTCTTGTCCATAGTCCTTATCAGACAGATTTAGCTCTAAATCACCTCAAAACAAAGAGAAGTGTTCAGGTGAAATCTTATTTTCTGAGAAtgattttgaacaaaatgtaatgaacatgttttgtgtagcccAAATACCTTCcctaacttgttcaaggaagcacaataggtcacatttaaaatgaatttaaaatgaaattcattCTATTGGACCTTAGCTCTGCATAAAATGCCACTGAGGTTTgcaggcattaaaaaaaagaatgagcaatactttttccacagtttaaGTGATAAAGAAGATCATGTCTTCAGGTTTACAACTGCTAGAAAAAACAtagcttttaaaacatctgaataaTTAATGACGCAGTTTAATACGTCAATAGAATTGGATCTAGAAAACAGGAGCCACCCAAAAGAAAGTCAAAGGGGAgtcataagaaaaaatattcaatgtgaccataaatttaaaaagttgctgTGTCAGCCTAGCTGTTGGGTATCTGGAAAGTCTCAAGCAATTTGAAAACTGATTCAAAGACATGTCTGTCGAGACAAAACACAGTGTCTGACTTCTATGACATATTAAGGTAACACTTtttttgacgggttgtgaataagactgtcatgataccgtcataaacatgacataacacctgacatgaacatgagtaagtcttcatgaatatttatgactggtGTCacaaagtattactgattaaactttagctttagtAACATAAAGCTAaggtttaatcagtaatactttatgacaaatttatgtcagatcatgatttcttggttaatgacaagttgtcataacaaagacattttgaataatgtcaactttgcattaaaagtgtcatgattcaccgaatgacactttatgacagcagtcataaatattcatgaagacttactcatgttcatgacaggtgttatgtcatgtttatgacagtgtcacaacagtcttattcacaacccgtcaaataaagtgttacccataTTAATTGTGAAATGTATAAACTGcccttttattatattttattgatattttagaaAGTCTTCTTTCTTGAGATGTAACAACAATCAAAAATGTGATgattaattgaaattaattcaCACTTGGTTGTTGttcaacaggtttttttttatgttatttgctATTCAAGCCAGAGTTACcttgtaagaaagaaaaaagtaatataaCATctatttacataatttttagTGAGAATTAAGATTGTTTCAGGTATCAGACAGGCTTCTGGTTTCAGACAGAAGAGAGACCGTGGGTTGGCATTGTGCAGGATAGTGTGCACAGCTCTCCATTGCTGCAATAATTACCTGCTTTAAGACTCTGGTGGTAAGGATTTCCAGATTCAGGAACTTATTGTTTGttccaatgttttgtttttattaatggaaaTTGTGATTAGTTGAACAATGTGGGGAGAAATGGTGTGAAACTGTCAGcaggaaatatttataaaaccatTCTTCAATATAAAGTGCTGTCAATTCAGGATTTGCTGATCAATATTTGGAAACCTAACAAACCAACACCCTACCCCGAGTTTTAAAAGCACTCCATGgccaggctagttagcatgtaGACAAAGCATGCCTTCTGGTCCTCTTCAGCTTTGTTACTCTATATGTACAGACATCACTACTCAAATTTCTTCAACAGCTGTCATCAAAATAGCTAACATTAACTTCCC
This window harbors:
- the LOC102224190 gene encoding serine/threonine-protein kinase TAO3-like, translated to MSGYKRMRRQHQKQLIALENRLKAEMDEHMLRLQKELETHANNTYIELERLAKRHVAQTDKEMKSVAAEERRIQQQIVAQQKKELTGFLESQKKEYRLCKDKIKDEMSEDTCATKEEKQERLSRYKETMQHSQAEEEAHLLAQQRLVYDRSCRALKRRSLIRRHEFEQEQLREELNKKRTQKEMEHAMMIRQDESTQDLEHRQLQMLQKLRVELLRLQHQTELENQEEYNSRRQTELHRKHTLEQRQQPRNLKTLEMQIKKQFQDTCKVQNKQYKALRNHQLEVSNKGDHKTILKNLKEEQTRKLAILAEQYEQSINDLMASQAMRLEAEQEGEIQALKQQLKQEMELLDAYQKKTKSQMETQHERELQKLEQKVSIRRAHLEQKIEEELAALQKERTERIKHLLERQDRELCAFDSESRSLGFGSLGSLDFPKEDNR